The DNA sequence ACAAACGATCGATTTCCCGCGAGACATTTTCAGCGAAAGCGCCAGGTTTCGGCATGGCCATAAAAAAGCTCACCAGTCCTTTGCCATTTTGCCTGGCGTTTTCCAGATAGTCATAATGCATCCAGACCGCAGGCGGGTTGTCCGTTTGCGTTTCTTCAACAATGCCGGTGATATAAAGATCGAGGATCGGATTCGGCGCCAGCTGCCAGATAGTGGAAGAGAGAGGCAGACGATCTCCCGTTTTCAGCTGATACTGGGCCGCGAAGCGGCTATCCACCAGCACGCCCTGGCGATCGTGCTGCCAGCTTTCCAGCACTGCTGGCGCTATTTTCAGCGATGGCAGCATTGAAAAATAGTCACGATCTTCGATGGCAACGGCTGGAACAAACCAGCCCGGGTGCCGGTAATAAGCGCCAACCCAGACTCCCCAGCTTACCCGGCTGACATCCGGCAACCCGGCAATTTTCTGCTGATAGAACTGCGGCAACGGCATCTGTGAGCTTAGCGTATTCAGCACCAGCAAGCGGTTATCGCCAGCCTGGCCGTCGCTTGCCTGTAGGCTGAAAGCGCGATCGAGGGTTAGCGTAAGCTGTAATAACGCTACGCCGCTGGCGACAAACAGCAGGAGCATGATAAATCTGCGTGGCTGCTGGATGGCGGAGCGCCAAAGCCAGAGGTAAAAAGCTGATTTCATGGCGCTTCCCGACGAACGAGCTGACCGTCTCTGAGCTGAAGCTGACGCTGCGCGCGCGCGGCAACCTGAACGTCGTGCGTCACTATGACAATGGCTTTGCCTTGCTCCCGGCTCAGCAACTGCATGATCTCCATGACCTCTTCGCCCGCTTCCCGGCTGATGTCTCCGGTAGGCTCATCGCATAGCAGCAGATCTGGATTGGTGACAATCGCACGTGCGATCGCCACGCGCTGGCGCTCACCGCCGGAAAGTTCATCAGGCCGGTGCTGACGACGATGCGCCATATTTACCAGTTCGAGCGCGGCATTAACCCGCTGCTGGCGCTGCCGCGCATCAATGCGCCAAAGATGTAGCGGCAGCGCAACATTTTCTTCAGCACTCAGAACCGGCAGCAGATTATAAAACTGGAAAACAAAGCCGATGTGACGCGCACGAAGCTCGGTACGTACGCTCGTCCGTTTTCCATGTAGAGGATGCCCCTGCAAAAATACCTCGCCCCGATCGCAGGTATTTACGCCCGAAATCACGTTCAGCAGCGTCGATTTACCCGATCCGGAAGGCCCCATAATGCTGACCATCTCGCCAGGGCCAAGCGTGAAATCTACCTCGTTTAATACCGCAATGCGCTCGCGGCCTTTGCGATAATCCTTACTGACCTGGCGTAGCTGAACCACATGGCCGCTTGTTTCACTCATCAAAATCTACCTGAATTGACATGTTGTGTTTCAGCCAGGGCTGCTGTTGCGCAAGTTTCACTACCACCAACACCGCCGCGCGCTGCTCATCCACCACCGAGGAGATAAGGCTAACGGTTCCCTGAACGCTATAATCGGGCAGGCCGTCCGGTTTCAGCGTTACGCTCTGCTGTAGCTGCACTTTGCCCAGCTGGTTTTCCGGCAGCCAGACCTCCGCATTGAAGTTATCCAGACCGACAATGGTAGCGATGCCGGTGCGGGTAAATCCGCCGCCTGCGGAAACCGGCGAAACCGTCTCGCCAGGAGAGGCGTCCAGCGAGACCACCCTGCCGTCGAACGGTGCGCGAATCACGGTGCGCGACAGATCGATCTCGCTGGCTTTCAACTGCCAGCCTGCCTGCTGCAGCTCCGCCCGATACTGGCTGTGCTGCGCCTCCAGCGCGTCCAGATCCGCTTTAGCGCTGTCGACATCGTCCTGGCTGACATAGCCCTGCGGCAACAATCTGCTCAGCCGCTGCAGCTGATTACGCGCTCGTGGCAGGCGCGACATGACCTGAGCGAGCTTGCCCGCCACCATTTGCTGGTTGGCGTTCAGCGCGGCGATCTGCGCCCTGAGCGAACGCCCATCCAGCGACGCCAGCCGATCGCCTTTTTTTACCGTATCGCCCCGCTGCACATAAATCTCCTCTACGGTGCCGGTGATCTCCGCAGATACCGTGGATAAGCGATCGGCTTTAATAAATCCTGCGGCAGTGACTGCGGAAGCGCTGACGGCAACGGCTGGCGCGCTGGCGGCAACCGGCACTACGGGAGCTAGTGTAACCGAGCGGCTGAAAAACACGCTGCCTGTCAGGATGCCTGCCAGCGACAGCAACAGCATGCCCAGCCCCAGCGCCGCCATTTTGCGCCATCGCCGATCCGACGGCTGCGCCATGGGCGGCGTATTCAGCAGATGCAAAGCCTGCTGGCGGGCGGCATCCCGCGAAACATCTGGCGATGATGAGCTCATTATGGCTTAACGTGCTCCGCCGGTCAGACGCAACACCAGACCAATAAACAGCAGCGTAATGCCCGAGGCATAAACCGGGAACCAGCGCGCCCACCAGTTACCAGTGAACAGTGGCGCGCTGTTGATATGACTGGTGGCATAGCTGGCGTAAAGGTTCAGACCAAAAGCTATTGCAAAGCTGACAAGGCCGATAAAAATTAATAAATTTGAGACTTTATGCATTATGTTTCTCCTGTTCTGGGAACATCAGGGATAGATCGAAATTGTTGCCGGAAATCACCATTTCACTATGAATCTCCGCCACATAATTATTTTCCTGCATCTGCATCCAGCTATTTTCCGGGGCGGGAAGTGCTTCGCGGAAAACCAGCCAGTCGGCCTTTCGCGCCAGCAGAAGCAGTTGGTCCAGACAGTGTGTATTGCCCAACCTACACCACATTGGTTTACGAATTTTGTCATTGTTGAAGGCCTGCCAACTGAGGCTATCGTTATACTGGCCGTTGACATAGCTGTCTGGCGGAATGCCCTGCTTAAGCAGCAGTTCCAGTAGAAGCATCGGGTGATCGACGACGGGTTGTCCGGAGAACTCCCGGAAAATCCGCGAGGTACGTAACCACCACGTTTCACGTATCAGTACGCAGTTATCTTCTTCCAGCCTTGGTGCATGGCGAAAATCGTCGTCCTGCTCCGAGGCCATCAGCTGACTCCAGGCAGGACGACCTATCTGTACAGGTTCAGCCAGCACGGTCAGCAGGTATTTTGTGCCCCAGGCAATCATCGGCGTGGCCGCTCCCAGATAGAAGGGCTGCAATGCCTGCCCTTGCTGGTCCTTAAAATGCAACAATCCGCTTGCCGCATCGTGGCACAGGTGGATCTGAGCCAGCACGAGATCGTCTGCCACCTGCTGCGGCTCGTTCAAACACAGATGATGTTGCGCCAGCCGCGCCTGAGCCTGCAAATTACTGGATTCGCCGCTGAAGCTGAACGTTAACGGCAGCGCTGGCGCGGCGACCTGCTGCAGCCACAGTTTCAGTTGATCACGCCGTGCATCAGCGCCACCATCGTCGGTTAGCGTAGTGCGTGCCAGCTGCCAGGCAATACGAGAATAGGCATTATTAATCACTACTTTGCCATGGCGCTGGTGCAGCTCTCCGACATCGCTGGCCTCCAGCTGCAAAAATAGCGTAACCGGCAAACGCAGTGCCGCCGGGTCGATGCCTTTATAACTCAGACGGGCAACTGCGGCGGCAGGCTGTGAGAGTAGCTGCTGGCTGAAATGGATAAACTCCTGCCAACTTTCCTGTAAAAATAAGCCAATATCTTCGCATACGCCGCCCTCACCATAGCGCTGCAGAAAAGCCTGCCTAAGCCAGAGGTATTCCAGCGACAGACTCGCGCGCTTCGCCACCACTCTTGCTACCCGGGCCAGCACATCAGGCACGAAGGCATCCGGCAACGTCATGTCGATTCCCTCGCTCCAGGCATCTTCATACACAAGATTGCGGATTTCTGGCATTTGATGGCTGGTAAGCCGCTGCCAGCTCTCGTTTAGCGTCTGCTGCGCCTGCGCCAAAAGCTCGATACGGACTGTGTCTTTCGCCTTACGCAGTTGGCGCGGCAACTCGGGCAAAAGACTTAACGCCTCACTGGTCAGCTCTGCCGGCAGCAGCTCAAGCACAGCCGCTAACGGCGCTGGATGATGCGCGCTCCATTGTAATTGCGGACGCAACACGTCTTTGCGTATCAGCTTGCGCAACAGTCGTTCTGCCGACTGCGGCGCTATGCCTGCTGCGACAAAATGCTGGTGCCATTCGCTCCAGCGCTGTGCGCTACGTGCCGTCAGGATGGCGTCTACGTCCTGCGGCTCCAGGCTCAGCGCAAACTGCTGCTCTTCGTTCCATAACAGACCGCGCCGTTTTTCGTAGCGGTAAAAATGCCCGCGCAGCTGGCTGGCGGACATCCGCTGTAGGGAGGGATTGAGGCTCAGCGGCAGATCACGCTCTGCCAGCAGATGCTGGGAATACAGCGCTTCGCGCAGCGCCAGCGCGATCGAACGATTAAGACGGATGGTGGTCGCCACCTGCCAGTTGGTGGTCTGCAGGCTGGCGCCAGTTGCGCTATTAGCCAGCGGAAGCAGGATAAAAGAGGCGAATGTGCTGAAAGGACTAATTTTACCCGCAGCACGGATCATATAGGCAAACAGCGAGCGCTCTACCCGCCGCCGTTTTTTCGCTGGCCATGCCTGCCAGTTTTGCGCCAGATCCGCCAGTAGTCGGGGAGACGCGAGAGTAAGCGCACGGCACATTGCCGGCTCGTCGGCGGCATCGGTTAATGCTTCGCGGGTAAGGTCGCTGACCTGCTGCCAGCACTGGCTGAAGGTTGCTTTCAGCTGCCGCCGCTCTTCGCTCAGCGCCTGCCATTCGGCAAGTTGCGCCAGCGTAACGTCGTCGTAATGTGCCAGCCAGGCGCTCACCTCTTCAGAAAGCAGGAAAGGGCGACCGTTATAGAGATGACGACGGTAGCGAATAAGTTCATTACGAACATTGTCTGCCGCAGGCAGTGCGACATGCGCGTACAGGCTCTCGATCAGGGTCTGCCTGAGTTGTTGCCAGCGCGGTTCCTGTCGCTGCTGCTGCTGTATAACGGCCAGCAGGCCGTCAGGCAATTTACTGACATATTGCGTTGGCAAGCCCGCGATACGGAGCAAAATGAACGGCGCGACTAACAGGCCGGGCTGAGAAAAAAGCATCATACCTCTGCTCCTGCCGCCAGCCAGCCCGCTATGCGCTGCCAGCTAATCATACTGACCCAGACCATCAGCCCTGCCATTACCATGCCGTAAAGCAGACAGTAGCTGCGAAACAAAGACCTTCCGGCGGCAGACCAGTTCAAGTTTTTTCCACTGGCGTCGCGCTGCGCGAACGCCTGAAACGCCCGGGTCATGTCGGAAAGCCGGAAAGGCGTAAGGTTGAACAAAAATCCGATAAGCACCAGCATTTGCAAAGGTCTTACCGTGGCGGCCACGGCGGTCGCGCATAAGAAGGCCAGCGCCCCCAGGCACAAAAGATCCACTAACGGCCCGGCCAGCGCCACCGTGGCCTGCACTTTGCGCTGCGGATAGAGCGCAATCGCGCTGGTGTTAACAAAAGCGGAAGGCAGCCACCAGCCGCGAAACTGTAATCCGGCCCCCAGAACCGGACAGCCGTAAAAACGGCAGGCCACGGCATGCCCCATCTCATGCAACAATAGCCACAGCGGCATGCCGAGCAGCATGACAGGCAGTTGACTGCCCTGCCATTCTCCCTGCATGAGCCAAATGTTCAGCGCTGGCAGGCTGGCTGCCGCCTGCCATAAAGCCAGCAACGCTGCGGCCCACAGCAGGCTGCGTCCCAGCCAGTGCGGAACAAGTTGCAGCAGGCTGGCAATCCGGCGCGCCGCCGCATCCGGATTGGGCAGCGGAATACGCCCGGCCACTTTCGTTACAGCAGGACGCTCTGCGCCGTCGTCGATCATATTGGCCTGCCGCAGGCGCTGCAAAAAAGCGTGCAGCGCCTGCTGACACTGTTCAGGCGTGGCCTGCGGGTAGTGTTTCGCCAGCTCGTCCTGTAAGGCGGCTAAAGAGGTTCCCACCAGCAACTGCTGCGCCAGCCGGGCAGAGACGCCGCTCAGTTTTAGCGGCGCATTGCTGTTCTCCCGCAGCAACAGCGCGACATCGCCCTGCGGCGAAGCCAGTTTTACATCATCATATAAGCGCAACGGCGTGGATACGGGCAGCATCTTAGTCAGCTTCCATCGGCAATGGATTTGCCAGCACCAGACAAAATAGCGGTGCTTCACGGTAGCCATCGGCTCCGCCATGGCGTATTAGTCCTTCCTCTATTACCCCACCCGCCAGCGTGCCGACCAGACCGCAGTTTAGCGCCGCCAGCCAGCACTGTACCGCGCTTGCGGCCGCATTTTGTAGCTGCATGCGGTAGCCTGCCGCGCCGTGCTCCTGCAGCGTATTTTCCAGATCGGCGATCCATACCAACACAGCGCCAGCCTTATGAAAGGCGAGCTGATTGACGCAGTCGCTCAGGTGTTTACGGCTAAAGTTCCTGTCGCGCCTGCGCCATCGCTGGCGTCCGGCACCGCTACACTGATAGATCCCTGCGGCAAGCTCGCCGCTGGCTTCAGGCAGCAATAGCCATGGCTCCATAGATAAAGCAGGCATGCCGCGCGAGCGGCTCTGCGCCAGTCCGGTATGGCAAACGGCTACCAAAGCTTCAAGCAGCTTTTCCTGCATCGGCAAATCGGCGTATTCGTATTGCGCGCGGCGACGCAACAGCAGCGAAGAGAGCTTTTCGTCACGGCTGAACGGCATCAGGGATGCGTAAGAAACCGGGGAGAGCGCCTGCAAAGCCCCGTCGTGCGGGCGATGGCTGACCGC is a window from the Pantoea sp. CCBC3-3-1 genome containing:
- a CDS encoding PqqD family peptide modification chaperone; amino-acid sequence: MATVKHRYFVWCWQIHCRWKLTKMLPVSTPLRLYDDVKLASPQGDVALLLRENSNAPLKLSGVSARLAQQLLVGTSLAALQDELAKHYPQATPEQCQQALHAFLQRLRQANMIDDGAERPAVTKVAGRIPLPNPDAAARRIASLLQLVPHWLGRSLLWAAALLALWQAAASLPALNIWLMQGEWQGSQLPVMLLGMPLWLLLHEMGHAVACRFYGCPVLGAGLQFRGWWLPSAFVNTSAIALYPQRKVQATVALAGPLVDLLCLGALAFLCATAVAATVRPLQMLVLIGFLFNLTPFRLSDMTRAFQAFAQRDASGKNLNWSAAGRSLFRSYCLLYGMVMAGLMVWVSMISWQRIAGWLAAGAEV
- a CDS encoding ABC transporter ATP-binding protein codes for the protein MSETSGHVVQLRQVSKDYRKGRERIAVLNEVDFTLGPGEMVSIMGPSGSGKSTLLNVISGVNTCDRGEVFLQGHPLHGKRTSVRTELRARHIGFVFQFYNLLPVLSAEENVALPLHLWRIDARQRQQRVNAALELVNMAHRRQHRPDELSGGERQRVAIARAIVTNPDLLLCDEPTGDISREAGEEVMEIMQLLSREQGKAIVIVTHDVQVAARAQRQLQLRDGQLVRREAP
- a CDS encoding efflux RND transporter periplasmic adaptor subunit, which codes for MSSSSPDVSRDAARQQALHLLNTPPMAQPSDRRWRKMAALGLGMLLLSLAGILTGSVFFSRSVTLAPVVPVAASAPAVAVSASAVTAAGFIKADRLSTVSAEITGTVEEIYVQRGDTVKKGDRLASLDGRSLRAQIAALNANQQMVAGKLAQVMSRLPRARNQLQRLSRLLPQGYVSQDDVDSAKADLDALEAQHSQYRAELQQAGWQLKASEIDLSRTVIRAPFDGRVVSLDASPGETVSPVSAGGGFTRTGIATIVGLDNFNAEVWLPENQLGKVQLQQSVTLKPDGLPDYSVQGTVSLISSVVDEQRAAVLVVVKLAQQQPWLKHNMSIQVDFDE
- a CDS encoding lantibiotic dehydratase codes for the protein MMLFSQPGLLVAPFILLRIAGLPTQYVSKLPDGLLAVIQQQQRQEPRWQQLRQTLIESLYAHVALPAADNVRNELIRYRRHLYNGRPFLLSEEVSAWLAHYDDVTLAQLAEWQALSEERRQLKATFSQCWQQVSDLTREALTDAADEPAMCRALTLASPRLLADLAQNWQAWPAKKRRRVERSLFAYMIRAAGKISPFSTFASFILLPLANSATGASLQTTNWQVATTIRLNRSIALALREALYSQHLLAERDLPLSLNPSLQRMSASQLRGHFYRYEKRRGLLWNEEQQFALSLEPQDVDAILTARSAQRWSEWHQHFVAAGIAPQSAERLLRKLIRKDVLRPQLQWSAHHPAPLAAVLELLPAELTSEALSLLPELPRQLRKAKDTVRIELLAQAQQTLNESWQRLTSHQMPEIRNLVYEDAWSEGIDMTLPDAFVPDVLARVARVVAKRASLSLEYLWLRQAFLQRYGEGGVCEDIGLFLQESWQEFIHFSQQLLSQPAAAVARLSYKGIDPAALRLPVTLFLQLEASDVGELHQRHGKVVINNAYSRIAWQLARTTLTDDGGADARRDQLKLWLQQVAAPALPLTFSFSGESSNLQAQARLAQHHLCLNEPQQVADDLVLAQIHLCHDAASGLLHFKDQQGQALQPFYLGAATPMIAWGTKYLLTVLAEPVQIGRPAWSQLMASEQDDDFRHAPRLEEDNCVLIRETWWLRTSRIFREFSGQPVVDHPMLLLELLLKQGIPPDSYVNGQYNDSLSWQAFNNDKIRKPMWCRLGNTHCLDQLLLLARKADWLVFREALPAPENSWMQMQENNYVAEIHSEMVISGNNFDLSLMFPEQEKHNA
- a CDS encoding FtsX-like permease family protein — translated: MKSAFYLWLWRSAIQQPRRFIMLLLFVASGVALLQLTLTLDRAFSLQASDGQAGDNRLLVLNTLSSQMPLPQFYQQKIAGLPDVSRVSWGVWVGAYYRHPGWFVPAVAIEDRDYFSMLPSLKIAPAVLESWQHDRQGVLVDSRFAAQYQLKTGDRLPLSSTIWQLAPNPILDLYITGIVEETQTDNPPAVWMHYDYLENARQNGKGLVSFFMAMPKPGAFAENVSREIDRLFSAERMRGMTQTAPVRMQMKLFMSKLFNFSRVIFWVNLALCLLLALLLSTNFYVMTQKALDDYRTLSYLGFGKARLLRAVALQLAAITLAGAAAGVLLSLLILFLLPGLFPSALSGITPHWQDYLASILLVLALSLCCGLPSLLQIARLREEGK